From one Cereibacter sphaeroides 2.4.1 genomic stretch:
- the selD gene encoding selenide, water dikinase SelD, translating to MTDRPASEPRLTSLSHGGGCGCKIAPGVLAELLRAAPALPVPADLLVGTATSDDAAVWRLNDEQALVATTDFFMPIVDDPYDFGRIAATNAISDVYAMGGRPILALALVGMPISVLSKETIGRILEGGAAACAAAGIPIAGGHTIDSVEPIYGLVALGLVHPDRVRLNAGARPGDRLVLGKPIGTGILSAALKKEALDAAGYAEMIATTTRLNTPGPDLAELPGVHALTDVTGFGLGGHGLEMARGAGARLRIDWARVPVMPTVRGLLAQGFVTGASGRNWDSYGAGIALPADFPVPERALLTDPQTSGGLLVACAPDSVGEVLATFARHGFEAAAEIGTVEEGPAELVIG from the coding sequence ATGACCGACCGACCCGCGAGCGAACCGAGGCTCACCTCGCTGTCCCATGGCGGCGGCTGCGGCTGCAAGATCGCGCCCGGCGTGCTGGCCGAGCTTCTGCGCGCGGCGCCCGCCCTGCCGGTGCCGGCCGATCTTCTGGTGGGCACCGCCACCTCGGACGATGCCGCCGTCTGGCGGCTGAACGACGAGCAGGCCCTCGTCGCCACGACCGATTTCTTCATGCCCATCGTGGACGACCCCTACGACTTCGGCCGGATCGCCGCGACGAATGCGATCAGCGACGTCTATGCGATGGGCGGGCGGCCGATCCTTGCGCTGGCGCTGGTGGGCATGCCGATCTCGGTCCTCTCGAAAGAGACCATCGGCCGGATCCTCGAAGGGGGCGCTGCGGCCTGTGCCGCCGCCGGTATTCCGATCGCCGGCGGCCACACCATCGATTCCGTCGAGCCGATCTACGGTCTCGTGGCGCTGGGGCTCGTCCATCCCGACCGCGTGCGGCTGAATGCGGGCGCACGCCCCGGCGACCGGCTGGTGCTGGGCAAGCCCATCGGCACCGGCATCCTCTCGGCCGCGCTGAAGAAGGAGGCCCTCGATGCCGCGGGCTATGCCGAGATGATCGCCACCACCACCCGGCTCAACACGCCGGGGCCGGATCTGGCCGAGCTTCCGGGCGTGCATGCGCTGACCGACGTGACCGGCTTCGGCCTCGGCGGGCACGGGCTCGAGATGGCGCGGGGCGCAGGCGCGCGGCTCCGGATCGACTGGGCGCGGGTGCCGGTCATGCCCACGGTGCGGGGCCTGCTCGCGCAGGGCTTCGTCACCGGAGCCTCGGGGCGGAACTGGGACAGCTACGGCGCAGGCATCGCGCTGCCCGCAGACTTTCCGGTGCCCGAGCGGGCGCTCCTCACCGACCCGCAGACGAGCGGCGGGCTCCTCGTGGCCTGCGCGCCGGACAGCGTGGGCGAGGTGCTCGCCACCTTCGCCCGCCACGGGTTCGAGGCCGCGGCCGAGATCGGCACGGTGGAAGAGGGCCCCGCGGAGCTCGTGATCGGCTGA
- a CDS encoding lipopolysaccharide biosynthesis protein, giving the protein MSGQHLFDPPQGSLRTTVGRGAAAIAASQAVMVATQMGSVVILSRLLAPEEFGLVAMCAPVLALIGMLQDFGLVQATVQKPDLRHEEVNFLFWVNVALSAALALLLLLISPLVALFYQEPRIGPLIAAMALIVAANGLGAQHAALLNRRMEYGRIAIIGVVGAVAGLGTATAWALVQPSYWALFGGQLAGTLLPTGLMWLASRWRPGRPGGAEGGRALIGFGAGITGFNFANFFARNLDNVLIGRVWGGAQLGLYDRAYKLLLMPLNQVANPLSKVMIPALSRMLDEPDRYRSAYLRVLTLSLLLVLPGVAAATAMADLLIPFALGAHWAGSAPIFMALGFAGLLQPLNNPAGWLFISQGRSTEFMYWGFATALFAVVAFVLGLPYGALGVAIAYAISEYLKTPVLWLYIGRLGAVRARDVALACGPLVLAGHAALGVVWLARPWLAEAPVAALLEGALLAYLVTVLLIAPFPQGRAVLAEAGSLLRGGLSKLRSRTIRRATSG; this is encoded by the coding sequence GTGAGCGGCCAGCATCTTTTCGATCCGCCGCAGGGATCGCTGCGCACCACCGTCGGCCGCGGCGCCGCGGCCATCGCCGCGTCGCAGGCGGTGATGGTGGCCACGCAGATGGGATCGGTGGTCATCCTGTCGCGCCTGCTCGCGCCCGAGGAATTCGGCCTCGTGGCCATGTGCGCGCCGGTGCTGGCGCTGATCGGGATGCTGCAGGATTTCGGCCTCGTGCAGGCGACGGTGCAGAAGCCCGACCTGCGGCACGAGGAGGTGAACTTCCTCTTCTGGGTCAATGTCGCCCTCTCGGCCGCGCTGGCGCTGCTGCTGCTGCTGATCTCGCCGCTCGTGGCCCTCTTCTATCAGGAACCGCGGATCGGGCCGCTGATCGCCGCCATGGCGCTGATCGTGGCCGCGAACGGGCTGGGCGCGCAGCATGCGGCGCTTCTGAACCGGCGGATGGAATACGGTCGCATCGCCATCATCGGCGTGGTGGGCGCGGTGGCGGGGCTCGGCACGGCGACGGCCTGGGCGCTGGTGCAGCCGAGCTACTGGGCGCTGTTCGGCGGCCAGCTGGCCGGGACGCTGCTGCCCACCGGCCTCATGTGGCTCGCCTCGCGCTGGCGGCCGGGCCGGCCGGGCGGGGCCGAAGGCGGGCGGGCGCTCATCGGCTTCGGCGCGGGCATCACGGGCTTCAACTTCGCGAACTTCTTCGCCCGCAACCTCGACAATGTGCTGATCGGCCGGGTCTGGGGCGGCGCGCAGCTCGGGCTTTACGACCGTGCCTACAAGCTCTTGCTCATGCCCTTGAATCAGGTGGCCAATCCGCTGTCGAAGGTGATGATCCCTGCCCTCTCGCGGATGCTGGACGAGCCCGACCGCTACCGGAGCGCCTATCTGCGCGTGCTGACGCTGTCGCTCCTCCTCGTCCTGCCGGGCGTGGCGGCGGCGACGGCGATGGCGGACCTGCTGATCCCCTTCGCGCTCGGCGCGCACTGGGCGGGCAGCGCGCCGATCTTCATGGCGCTCGGCTTCGCGGGACTCCTGCAGCCTTTGAACAATCCGGCCGGATGGCTCTTCATCAGTCAGGGCCGCTCGACCGAGTTCATGTACTGGGGCTTCGCCACGGCCCTCTTCGCGGTGGTGGCCTTCGTGCTGGGCCTGCCCTATGGCGCGCTCGGCGTGGCCATCGCCTACGCCATCAGCGAATATCTGAAGACCCCGGTGCTCTGGCTCTATATCGGGCGGCTCGGCGCGGTCCGCGCCCGCGATGTGGCCCTTGCCTGCGGTCCCCTCGTGCTGGCGGGCCATGCGGCGCTCGGCGTCGTGTGGCTCGCGCGTCCCTGGCTCGCCGAGGCCCCCGTGGCGGCGCTGCTCGAGGGGGCGCTGCTCGCCTATCTCGTGACCGTCCTGCTCATCGCCCCCTTCCCGCAGGGCCGCGCCGTGCTGGCCGAGGCCGGATCGCTTCTCCGCGGCGGCCTCTCGAAGCTCCGCTCCCGCACCATCCGCCGCGCGACGTCCGGCTGA
- a CDS encoding GMC oxidoreductase codes for MNLAPPESVAGEHFDVIIVGSGFGSSFFLHRLLRQPGRRVLVLEWGRHSTHDWQLEEGRNSPVTDSDTYATNSEKPWNFTIGFGGGTNCWFAQTPRLHPADFRLGTDHGVAQDWPVSYDDLEPYWCEAEEIMAVSGDPDMAQVMPRSRPFPQPPHVMPDPDRLMKAARPDSHFVMPTARARIATETRAACCASLRCQICPADAKFTANNSLVPLYETPGVTLCLETEVRRFEAAGSSISAAVIRGPDGREHKVTGDLFVLGANAIHSPAILLRSDLGGGLTGVGLHESYGWSMEAWLDGVDNFGGSTITTGLDFGLYDGPHRKDRGAALVYFENRWSHGMRLGAERMRQTLPLVIVTEDLPEDRNRVTLDGEGRAFVDYHGPSDYALRGMERAKAALPELLAPLPVEKILDHGIRETESHLQGTLRMGSDPATSVVDAGLVHHRLRNLVVVGTSTFPTCSAANPSLTAAALSLRAADLLI; via the coding sequence ATGAACCTGGCTCCGCCCGAGAGCGTCGCCGGCGAACATTTCGATGTGATTATTGTGGGCTCGGGCTTCGGCTCCTCGTTCTTCCTGCATCGGCTGCTGCGCCAGCCGGGGCGGCGGGTCCTCGTCCTGGAATGGGGTCGGCATTCGACACACGACTGGCAGCTGGAGGAAGGGCGGAATTCGCCCGTGACCGACAGCGACACCTACGCCACCAACTCCGAGAAGCCCTGGAACTTCACCATCGGATTCGGCGGAGGCACCAACTGCTGGTTCGCCCAGACGCCGCGCCTCCATCCGGCGGATTTCCGGCTCGGGACCGATCACGGCGTGGCGCAGGACTGGCCCGTCTCCTACGACGATCTCGAACCCTACTGGTGCGAGGCCGAGGAAATCATGGCGGTTTCGGGCGATCCCGACATGGCGCAGGTCATGCCGCGCTCGCGTCCCTTCCCGCAGCCGCCGCATGTGATGCCCGATCCCGACCGGCTGATGAAGGCGGCGCGGCCCGACAGCCATTTCGTGATGCCGACCGCGCGGGCCCGCATCGCCACCGAGACGCGCGCGGCCTGCTGCGCCTCACTGCGCTGCCAGATCTGTCCGGCGGATGCGAAGTTCACGGCGAACAATTCGCTCGTGCCGCTCTACGAGACGCCGGGCGTGACCCTCTGCCTCGAGACGGAGGTGCGCCGCTTCGAGGCGGCGGGCTCATCGATCTCGGCGGCGGTGATCCGCGGCCCCGACGGGCGCGAGCATAAGGTGACGGGCGATCTCTTCGTGCTCGGCGCGAACGCGATCCACAGCCCGGCGATCCTTCTGCGCTCGGATCTGGGCGGCGGGCTGACCGGCGTGGGGCTGCACGAATCCTACGGCTGGTCGATGGAGGCCTGGCTCGACGGGGTCGACAATTTCGGCGGCAGCACCATCACGACGGGGCTCGACTTCGGCCTCTACGACGGGCCGCACCGCAAGGATCGGGGCGCGGCGCTGGTCTATTTCGAGAATCGCTGGTCGCACGGGATGCGGCTCGGGGCCGAGCGGATGCGCCAGACCCTGCCGCTCGTGATCGTGACCGAAGACCTGCCCGAGGACCGCAACCGCGTGACGCTGGATGGCGAGGGGCGGGCCTTCGTCGACTATCACGGACCCTCGGATTATGCGCTGCGCGGGATGGAGCGGGCCAAGGCCGCGCTGCCCGAACTGCTCGCGCCGCTGCCGGTCGAGAAGATCCTCGACCACGGCATCCGCGAGACCGAGAGCCACCTGCAGGGCACGCTGCGGATGGGATCCGATCCGGCCACGTCCGTGGTGGATGCGGGCCTTGTCCATCACCGGCTGCGCAATCTGGTGGTGGTGGGCACCAGCACCTTCCCCACCTGCTCGGCCGCCAACCCCTCGCTCACCGCCGCCGCGCTGTCGCTGCGCGCCGCCGACCTTCTGATCTGA
- a CDS encoding Na+/H+ antiporter subunit E, which translates to MSRLVPYPLLSLALLVMWLLLTRFSLGHLILGSGIALIAGKAMAALQPAQPQIRRWGPVFRLVGIVSLDIVRSNAAVALLILNGGRHGARRSDFLQIPLRLRSQPALALLAIILTATPGTAWLEHDAETGVLLIHVFDMVDEEEWIRLIRDRYEALLLEIFE; encoded by the coding sequence ATGAGCCGTCTTGTGCCCTATCCGCTCCTGTCGCTGGCGCTTCTCGTGATGTGGCTTCTGCTCACGCGCTTCTCGCTGGGCCACCTGATCCTCGGCAGCGGCATCGCGCTGATCGCGGGGAAGGCGATGGCCGCGCTGCAGCCCGCGCAACCGCAGATCCGGCGCTGGGGGCCGGTCTTCCGTCTCGTGGGGATCGTGAGCCTCGACATCGTCCGCTCGAATGCGGCGGTGGCGCTTCTCATCCTGAACGGCGGCCGCCACGGCGCGCGCCGGTCGGACTTCCTGCAGATCCCGCTCAGGCTGCGTTCGCAGCCCGCGCTCGCGCTGCTCGCGATCATCCTGACCGCCACGCCCGGCACCGCCTGGCTCGAGCACGATGCCGAGACGGGAGTGCTGCTCATCCATGTCTTCGACATGGTGGACGAGGAGGAATGGATCCGCCTCATCCGCGACCGCTACGAGGCCCTGCTGCTGGAGATCTTCGAATGA
- a CDS encoding K+/H+ antiporter subunit F: MSATILSAALTYAQFLLALASCLVCWRLLHGPRAQDRVLALDTLYVTAMLFFVVAGMRLGTTFFFEVSLVIGVLGFVATVSLAKFLIRGEIIE; encoded by the coding sequence ATGAGCGCCACGATCCTCTCGGCCGCCCTGACCTATGCCCAGTTCCTGCTGGCCCTGGCCAGCTGTCTCGTCTGCTGGCGTCTGCTGCACGGGCCGCGCGCGCAGGACAGGGTGCTGGCGCTCGACACGCTCTATGTGACCGCGATGCTCTTCTTCGTGGTGGCGGGGATGCGGCTCGGGACGACCTTCTTCTTCGAAGTGTCGCTGGTGATCGGCGTGCTGGGCTTCGTGGCCACCGTCTCGCTGGCGAAGTTCCTCATCCGGGGAGAGATCATCGAATGA
- the mnhG gene encoding monovalent cation/H(+) antiporter subunit G has translation MTHLETVPLWLALPIALFLVLGSTLTLLGTVGLVQLRSFYDRLHAPTLGTSWGAAGIILAAILLFSWMQGRPVLHELVIGAFVMITTPVTLMMLGRAALHRDRAEGRGGVPAAVPHPDPSEGPPDVGTLSPEDLESPRPPKAPPMAIR, from the coding sequence ATGACGCATCTCGAGACCGTCCCGCTCTGGCTCGCGCTTCCGATCGCGCTGTTTCTCGTCCTCGGCAGCACGCTGACGCTTCTTGGCACGGTCGGGCTCGTGCAGCTGCGCAGCTTCTACGACCGGCTCCACGCGCCCACCCTCGGCACGAGCTGGGGCGCCGCGGGGATCATCCTCGCGGCGATCCTGCTCTTCAGCTGGATGCAGGGGCGGCCGGTGCTGCACGAGCTGGTGATCGGCGCCTTCGTGATGATCACCACCCCGGTGACGCTGATGATGCTTGGCCGCGCGGCGCTGCACCGCGACCGGGCAGAGGGCCGCGGCGGCGTGCCCGCGGCCGTGCCGCACCCCGACCCGAGCGAGGGTCCGCCGGACGTGGGCACGCTCTCTCCCGAGGATCTGGAGAGCCCGAGGCCTCCGAAAGCGCCGCCGATGGCGATTCGTTAA
- a CDS encoding Na+/H+ antiporter subunit C: MEIVLSLAIGILAGSGIWLLLRPRTFQVIVGLCLLSYSVNLFIFSTGRLTLAQPPIMPKGGFIDPARYADPLPQALVLTAIVISFATTALFLVVMMASRGVTGTDHVDGKEREE; encoded by the coding sequence ATGGAAATCGTCCTGTCGCTCGCCATCGGCATCCTCGCCGGGTCGGGGATCTGGCTTCTCCTGCGGCCGCGCACCTTCCAGGTGATCGTGGGTCTCTGCCTCCTGTCCTATTCGGTCAATCTCTTCATCTTCTCGACGGGCCGGCTCACGCTGGCCCAGCCGCCGATCATGCCCAAGGGCGGCTTCATCGATCCGGCGCGCTATGCCGATCCGCTGCCGCAGGCGCTGGTGCTGACGGCCATCGTCATCAGCTTCGCCACCACCGCGCTCTTTCTCGTGGTGATGATGGCCTCGCGCGGGGTGACGGGCACCGACCATGTCGACGGAAAGGAGCGCGAGGAATGA
- a CDS encoding monovalent cation/H+ antiporter subunit A — translation MIEQNLLLILVTLPFLGALVAASLPVNAHNAAAAVSGLVLAGALAILAALHPAIAEGQVLRASLDWVPSLGLGLDIRLDGFAWMFVTLVAAIGGLVVIYARYYLSKSDPVPRFYSFLMAFTGAMMGMLLSGNILLLVVFWELTSILSFLLVGYWHQTPAARDGARTALVVTAAGGLCLLAAMLLLGRIAGSYDLDRVLASGDLIRAHGAYPLVLGLFLLGAFTKSAQVPFHFWLPGAMAAPTPVSAYLHSATMVKAGVFLLIRFTPALGGTELWFYAVTGTGMLTLIVGSVVALFRHDLKGLLAYSTISHLGLITALAGIGSSGAILAAIFHIANHAVFKASLFMAAGIIDHESGTRDMRRLSGLMRLMPVTGTLAIVAAAAMAGVPLLNGFLSKEMFFAEAVDWHNGTWLDDMLPYLATFASVFSVAYSLRFIATVFFGPPPVDLPKVPHEPQPWMRRPVELLVAVCLVVGILPGLTLGPTLNLAARSVMGPDTPYTSIAIWHGINAPLVMSLVALALGILLYALLGSRIAAGPEGPPLLHRIRAQKVYEWLLLRLSWTWPRRIYRVVGTERLQPQLRLMVLLALGAATAVMWGHLAPVERARATPVSLSFALMWAVGVACAVGAAWQAKYHRFAALVLLGGAGLVTCLTFVWFSAPDLAVTQLLVEIVTTALLLLGLRWLPKRREEIAADRLLPARLRRGRDFIIAGVSGAGLAALAYVVMTRPLIPNIGDWFLRNAYHEGGGTNVVNVILVDFRAFDTFGEITVLAVVGLTVYALLRRFRPASESASIPDEQRGEEAEALQDYMFVPSVIMQWMFPALIVMSAYLFFRGHDLPGGGFSAGVTLAIAFLLQYLATNVRWIEMRLTVLPIRWMGAGLLVAGGTGMGAWLFGYPFLTAHARYVELPLVGKVPAATALVFDLGVYALVMGATVLMLIAIAHQTLRSARLREQDAEEKETERKETP, via the coding sequence ATGATCGAACAGAACCTGCTCCTGATCCTCGTGACGCTGCCGTTTCTCGGCGCGCTCGTTGCGGCCAGCCTGCCCGTGAACGCGCATAATGCGGCGGCGGCGGTATCGGGGCTGGTTCTGGCGGGGGCGCTGGCGATCCTCGCGGCGCTCCATCCCGCGATCGCCGAGGGGCAGGTGCTGCGCGCGAGCCTCGACTGGGTGCCGTCGCTGGGGCTGGGGCTCGACATCCGCCTCGACGGGTTCGCCTGGATGTTCGTGACCCTTGTCGCCGCCATCGGCGGGCTCGTGGTGATCTACGCCCGCTACTACCTGTCGAAGTCCGATCCGGTGCCGCGGTTCTATTCCTTCCTCATGGCCTTCACCGGCGCCATGATGGGGATGCTCCTGTCGGGCAACATCCTCCTGCTCGTGGTCTTCTGGGAGCTGACCTCGATCCTGTCCTTCCTTCTGGTCGGCTACTGGCACCAGACGCCCGCAGCGCGCGACGGGGCGCGGACGGCGCTCGTCGTGACGGCGGCCGGCGGGCTGTGTCTGCTCGCCGCGATGCTGCTCCTGGGCCGGATCGCGGGCAGTTACGATCTCGACCGGGTTCTGGCCTCGGGAGACCTCATCCGCGCCCATGGGGCCTATCCGCTGGTGCTGGGCCTGTTCCTGCTGGGCGCCTTCACCAAATCGGCGCAGGTCCCGTTCCATTTCTGGCTGCCGGGCGCGATGGCCGCGCCGACGCCGGTCTCGGCCTATCTCCATTCGGCCACCATGGTGAAGGCGGGGGTCTTCCTGCTCATTCGCTTCACCCCGGCGCTGGGCGGCACCGAACTGTGGTTCTACGCCGTGACCGGCACGGGGATGCTCACGCTGATCGTGGGGTCGGTCGTCGCGCTCTTCCGGCACGACCTGAAGGGGCTTCTGGCCTATTCCACCATCAGCCATCTGGGCCTCATCACCGCGCTTGCGGGCATCGGCAGCTCGGGCGCGATCCTCGCGGCCATCTTCCACATCGCCAACCATGCGGTCTTCAAGGCCTCGCTCTTCATGGCCGCCGGCATCATCGACCACGAGAGCGGCACGCGCGACATGCGCCGGCTGAGCGGCCTCATGCGGCTGATGCCGGTGACGGGCACGCTCGCCATCGTGGCGGCCGCCGCCATGGCAGGCGTGCCGCTCCTGAACGGGTTCCTGTCCAAGGAGATGTTCTTCGCCGAGGCGGTGGACTGGCACAACGGCACCTGGCTCGACGACATGCTGCCCTATCTCGCGACCTTCGCGAGCGTCTTCTCGGTGGCCTATTCGCTGCGCTTCATCGCGACGGTCTTCTTCGGCCCGCCGCCGGTGGACCTGCCGAAGGTGCCGCACGAGCCGCAGCCCTGGATGCGCCGTCCGGTCGAACTGCTGGTCGCGGTCTGCCTCGTGGTGGGGATCCTGCCGGGCCTCACCCTCGGGCCCACGCTGAACCTCGCGGCGCGGTCGGTGATGGGGCCGGACACGCCCTATACCTCGATCGCGATCTGGCACGGGATCAACGCGCCGCTCGTCATGAGCCTGGTGGCTCTGGCCCTGGGCATCCTGCTCTATGCGCTTCTCGGCAGCCGGATCGCGGCGGGGCCGGAGGGGCCGCCCCTCCTGCACCGCATCCGCGCGCAGAAGGTCTACGAATGGCTGCTCCTGCGGCTGAGCTGGACATGGCCGCGCCGGATCTACCGGGTCGTGGGCACCGAGCGGCTGCAGCCGCAGCTGCGGCTGATGGTGCTGCTGGCGCTCGGCGCCGCGACCGCCGTCATGTGGGGCCATCTGGCGCCGGTCGAGCGGGCGCGCGCCACGCCGGTCAGCCTGAGCTTCGCGCTCATGTGGGCGGTGGGCGTGGCCTGTGCCGTGGGCGCGGCGTGGCAGGCGAAATATCACCGGTTCGCGGCGCTCGTGCTGCTCGGCGGCGCGGGGCTCGTGACCTGTCTCACCTTCGTCTGGTTCTCGGCGCCCGATCTGGCCGTCACCCAGCTTCTGGTCGAGATAGTGACCACGGCGCTGCTGCTGTTGGGCCTGCGCTGGCTGCCCAAGCGGCGCGAGGAGATCGCGGCCGACAGGCTTCTGCCCGCGCGGCTGCGCCGCGGGCGCGACTTCATCATCGCGGGCGTCTCGGGCGCGGGGCTCGCGGCGCTGGCCTATGTGGTGATGACCCGGCCGCTCATCCCCAACATCGGCGACTGGTTCCTGCGCAACGCCTATCACGAGGGCGGCGGCACCAATGTGGTGAACGTGATCCTCGTCGATTTCCGCGCCTTCGACACGTTCGGCGAGATCACCGTCCTCGCGGTGGTGGGGCTCACGGTCTATGCGCTCCTGCGCCGCTTCCGTCCCGCCTCCGAGAGCGCCTCGATCCCCGACGAGCAGCGCGGCGAGGAGGCCGAGGCGCTGCAGGATTACATGTTCGTGCCCTCGGTCATCATGCAGTGGATGTTCCCGGCGCTGATCGTGATGTCGGCCTATCTCTTCTTCCGCGGCCATGACCTGCCGGGCGGCGGCTTCTCGGCCGGGGTCACGCTCGCCATTGCCTTCCTGCTCCAGTATCTCGCGACGAACGTGCGCTGGATCGAGATGCGCCTGACGGTGCTGCCGATCCGCTGGATGGGGGCGGGGCTCCTCGTCGCGGGCGGGACCGGCATGGGCGCCTGGCTCTTCGGCTATCCGTTCCTGACGGCCCATGCCCGCTATGTCGAGCTGCCGCTGGTGGGCAAGGTGCCGGCCGCCACCGCGCTCGTCTTCGATCTCGGCGTCTATGCGCTGGTAATGGGGGCCACCGTCCTCATGCTGATCGCCATCGCGCACCAGACGCTGCGCTCGGCGCGACTGCGCGAGCAGGACGCCGAGGAGAAAGAGACAGAGCGGAAGGAGACACCCTGA
- a CDS encoding monovalent cation/H+ antiporter subunit D, with product MSAHHLIVAPILIPFVAGALMLLYDDRQRKAKVAISVGSTVALLLVAAELLAGSKGNAASGGNDIGFYLLGDWAVPFGIALVIDRLSALMLLLTALLAIPTLLYASAGWHRQGKHFHSLFQFLLMGLNGAFLTGDLFNLFVFFEVLLAASYGLLLHGSGQLRIRAGLHYIAINLAASLLFLIGVSLIYGVTGTLNMAHLARIVPTLAEADLPILHAGAALLGLAFLVKAGIWPLSFWLPTAYMAGAAPVAAMFAIMTKVGVYVILRVSMLLFGPAAAASAGFGSGVLIAGGMATVAFGLLGVLASQGLGRMTANMVLISSGTVLGVVGFALAGGGPEMLGGALYYLVSSTLATGALFLLIEPMSREEGGIAAMLALTADAYGLDEAEEDEPEVGLAIPGTLTVLGLSFGACVLALAGLPPLSGFIGKIAMLAPLLAAPGFDPLLGWAFLSLLFLAGFATLIGLVRIGIQTFWATDGSVPKVLALEIAPVLGLIALLVTLTVRAEDTLRYMQATARALHEPAIYADGVFAAPRVTEGSAAP from the coding sequence ATGAGCGCGCACCATCTTATCGTCGCCCCGATCCTCATCCCGTTCGTGGCGGGGGCGCTGATGCTGCTCTACGACGACCGGCAGCGGAAGGCGAAGGTCGCGATCTCGGTCGGATCGACGGTGGCGCTTCTTCTGGTGGCGGCAGAGCTTCTGGCGGGGTCGAAGGGCAACGCGGCCTCGGGCGGCAACGACATCGGCTTCTACCTGCTCGGAGACTGGGCGGTGCCCTTCGGCATCGCGCTGGTGATCGACCGGCTCTCGGCGCTGATGCTGCTGCTGACGGCGCTGCTGGCGATCCCGACGCTGCTCTATGCCTCGGCCGGCTGGCACCGGCAGGGCAAGCACTTCCATTCGCTGTTCCAGTTCCTCCTGATGGGGCTGAACGGGGCCTTCCTGACCGGCGACCTCTTCAACCTCTTCGTCTTCTTCGAGGTGCTGCTCGCGGCCTCCTACGGGCTGCTCCTGCACGGGTCGGGGCAGCTGCGCATCCGGGCGGGGCTGCATTACATCGCGATCAACCTCGCGGCCTCGCTGCTGTTCCTGATCGGGGTCAGCCTGATCTACGGCGTGACCGGCACGCTCAACATGGCGCATCTGGCGCGGATCGTGCCGACGCTGGCCGAGGCCGACCTGCCGATCCTGCATGCCGGAGCGGCGCTTCTGGGGCTTGCCTTCCTCGTGAAGGCGGGGATCTGGCCGCTCTCCTTCTGGCTGCCCACCGCCTACATGGCGGGCGCGGCACCCGTTGCAGCCATGTTCGCGATCATGACCAAGGTGGGCGTCTATGTCATCCTGCGGGTCTCGATGCTGCTCTTCGGGCCGGCGGCAGCCGCCTCCGCGGGCTTCGGATCGGGGGTGCTGATCGCGGGCGGCATGGCCACCGTCGCCTTCGGCCTGCTGGGCGTGCTGGCCTCGCAGGGGCTCGGACGGATGACGGCCAATATGGTGCTGATCTCGTCGGGCACCGTGCTGGGCGTCGTGGGCTTCGCGCTCGCGGGCGGCGGCCCCGAGATGCTGGGCGGCGCGCTCTATTACCTCGTCAGTTCGACCCTCGCCACCGGGGCGCTCTTCCTGCTCATCGAGCCGATGAGCCGCGAGGAGGGCGGCATCGCCGCCATGCTGGCCCTGACCGCCGATGCCTACGGGCTCGACGAGGCCGAGGAGGACGAGCCCGAGGTGGGGCTCGCCATCCCGGGCACGCTGACCGTGCTGGGGCTGAGCTTCGGCGCCTGTGTCCTCGCGCTGGCGGGCCTGCCGCCGCTGTCGGGCTTCATCGGCAAGATCGCGATGCTGGCGCCCCTGCTGGCCGCGCCGGGCTTCGATCCGCTCCTCGGCTGGGCCTTCCTGTCGCTCCTGTTCCTTGCCGGGTTCGCCACCCTGATCGGCCTCGTGCGGATCGGCATCCAGACCTTCTGGGCCACCGACGGTTCGGTGCCGAAGGTGCTCGCGCTCGAGATCGCGCCGGTGCTGGGGCTGATCGCGCTGCTCGTGACGCTGACCGTCCGGGCCGAGGATACGCTGCGCTATATGCAGGCCACCGCGCGGGCGCTGCACGAGCCTGCCATCTATGCCGACGGCGTCTTCGCCGCCCCGCGCGTCACCGAGGGGAGCGCCGCCCCATGA